In Besnoitia besnoiti strain Bb-Ger1 chromosome I, whole genome shotgun sequence, the genomic window GTCGACGTAGGAGACGGTCAgttcctcgccggcgtcgactctgcgccgcgtggaGACGGTCAGCGTGCTGCCCTCACCCTCCTGGCCCCaggaggcgaccgcgcagTTCGGCTCGCAGCTGTGGTTAAGGCACGCGTGGAGGGTgtagacgccgccgcctctaAGCACCATGAGGGCGCCGGAGGTCGAGGCGCCCCAGATGTTGACGGCTTGGCTGTTCACCGCGAGGGCGCATTTCAGATGCAGCAGCGTGTCGCGGTTCAGCAGCAGAgtcgcagcctcctcgcccacCGTGTCGTGCAGGGGCTTGTGAAGAATCGCCGTGAGAAAGCGTTGCTCCACGTCCAGCGTCTctgcgaaggaggagacgtCGAAGCCGCCCTGTCCCCCGGAGGGCGAAGGCACCGCCAAGCGCTGAAacgcccgcgacgacgcgcaaaAGGCTTCCTCCAGCGAAAGGCCGGGATGCGACACCAGCAGGGCGCGCGTCTGGGCGGCGATGCGCGCAATCACGCGAGCCAACGCCTCCAACGGGAGCGGATTGgccgacgagggagacgccgcacactggtctcgctcgcgcagctgccgcagcgccggaggcTGCAGCACACTCATCCAGCCTCCAACCAGCTTCTCcgctccaggcgccgcgtAGGCGGGTTCCGCACCTCTTGAGTcggctccttcgtctcctcgtcgcttgcGGCGGCCCCgggtctcctcgcggcccgcgaagccgccgccgtcgagcgaggcctcgaccgccgcggagacagcgcgcgcctcgtgggtctgcgaggccgcaggcagcgccttGTGCACGGAGATGAGCGTGTCGCCGCCAAGGGCTATGGccaagcagcgaggcgaacaGAACCAGCACTGGACTCCCTGAAGCGTCAACTCGcaggcctcctccgcttcctccacagctgacggcgacggcgaagcggaggaggaggcgccggaagccgacgacgcagcggacgcgaagagaggcggcgacgcctcggcggacaaggcggctgcagacgcgagccgcgaagccgGACTcgacggcgggggcggcaAGGAGGCCTCGagcccgcccgcggcggcgcctgtggGGCGCGTCTCTGGGGCCGGCGTGTCCCTGCCCAGGAGACTGTAGGGCGGCGAGCCGAAGAAGtcaggcgctggcgacggcgtgtGGGGACTGTCTGCCcctgcgccctgcgcgtcggcCTCAGGCGACGAGACAGGCAGCGGGAGAGCTGGAGACGAAGGGGCCAACGCAAAGGCGGACAAAGGAGCTGGGGAGGACGCGTGGAAGGGCTTCAGTTTCAGGCAGTTTTCGCAGAAGGAGGACTGCGCCAAAGGGACTGAAGCGCCGATGGGccacgccgcgagcgggACTTCCACGAGGACTGTCTCCTTGGGCTCCAAGACGCGCTTGGCCTGCAGCAGTTTTCCTTTGCAGGCGTCGTAGCCGACCGCGAAGTCGTAAGCCTCCGTCATCAGAGCGTACTCCGAGAGGTCCTCCATGGCGCTCGGGAAAGAAAACACAGCGAGTCGAAGCAAGAAAAAGGGTGGCGGAGACGACAGCGCGCGGaatcagagagagagagagagggcgtaGCTACCCGGGAAAGTCACAGTCCTCGGCGGCAGAAGGCACGGGCTCTACACCCCAAACctggcggaaggcgccggcgcaatCGCAGCGAAAaggccggcgacgcacgAGAGCCGAGGGGAAACCCCAACGAAGTCGCAGGTACGCTGACCGCAGAAGGAAACGGAGCGCAAGCACCCAGATGGAAGGCGACACTGAAGCGGAAAACGAAACGAGACAAAAATGCCTCCAGCGTGAACCGGCTGCGGAGCCAGGCGAGATCAACGAGCGTacaccgcagcagctgcggcgacgcgaaaaaCGATTTCAGCGGAGGAACTGGACACGCAAATGCATTGCTAAGAGCCAGGCATGACCCGAGAGCGGAGATacagagaaaacgaggacAGAAACGAGGCTGGGCGCCGATGTAGCGCTGTCCGAAACACAGGGACATCGTTGGCTGGGAggccgggcgcggcgcgaggcgaagaagagatcCTGCCCTTCCGGAGTTAGTTCTTCGCCGGTCTGCAATGTTCTGCATAGTTTTCAAACAACAATTGAGAAAACGGTTGTGCGCTGCTCCCGTCTGTTCGCCTCATCGAGATTGCCCCCTCTCACCCCCCAGATGcagcatgtgcatgcatgcatgcatgcatgcatgcatgcatgcataaaGAAGGGACTTGGATTGTTCTGCTGGTCGTCGTCTCTAGTATACATGAAACCCAGAAAAACGCAAAAATGAGGATTTAGGGTTTGTCTCTTCATTTAGCTCAGCGGTTAAAACCGCTCTTGGATGTGTCTATTTGCTATATttgtctttctttctccatcgcgtcgcttcgtctcgccgcgTGTTGTCTTGGGGAGCCATTGTGATATGATCCCTCGCTACCTCCGCAGCTATTTGGTTCTCTGTGTCGGTTTCTTCGGCTtggttttctctttttctccagTTGCTGTTGTGTCTCTTTCTTATCTCCGagctgtgtctctctcggtCTTGCTGGTCTGGtgcctgttttctctcccctCCTAGCCGCGTGTGCAAagcctctcttctcgtctgccgctctcGAGGGCTTACGGCGGCTTTcctcagcgccttcgcgttcCAACTTTTCCCGTTGCCGCTGTTGCTCTTCTTTTCGTCCCTGCGGAGGTTTGCCGTTGTTTTCCCCCCGAATTGTTTTGTGTCCTTCGCGGGTCGTTACATTCTCTCATCGCGGTGCGCTCGCGGAGTTTCGCATCCGTGACGCCCCTTTGACTCCCTTCGTCCTTGAGAAGTCCGCGCCtcttgcttcttctctccctgctcTACCTGTGTGTGTTTCACTGCCTTCTGCgttgcgtcttctctcccagCTTTCCTCTTTTTTGGTCCGTTTTTTGTCCTTCGTGAGCCAatgccgcgtgcgcagccttcccagccgcgaggcgggagacgaggcagagggaCTGCATCACGCACAAATGCATCGGAAGTCAAAGAAGTAGGCTGTCTCCGTAAGACGCCTTTCTGGCCGTTCCCACAAGAGCAAGCCCAGAGAGGCACGCATGTACTCGTCGAGCATCGCATCTAAGCAGTGTCCGCTTGACCCGTTTGGACATGTCCTCCACACACGTCCCGACCTCACTGCGTGCTtctgtaaatatatataaataatgtatatatatttgtatatagGTATGGATCTGTAGGTCCCGATAAGCGTGGAAagtgcgtgtgcgtgtgccgTGTAGGTTTTTTCACTGTGATGTCTCTTGTCCCGGCCGAACGCACTCTCCGCCGAtggctgccgcagcgtgTCCACGTCACTTTCTTTTTTGTCTCCCGTGGTGTCTCCAGGCCTCACGGAGCGAGccgccggagccgccgccgccccggaATCGgcgctcgtctcctccctgcctcgagccgcattcggcctccgcgtcccctCGCTCCGCGAACGCGCGACGATGTCGCAGCCGGGACGGCGCttcgagcggcggcgcagcagggcgctctgcgcgaggGGCGAGCCGGTCTTcaagaggagaaaacgaaactCGGGCGGGCGGGAGCGAcagcgcacgcggagacgcgccagTGCCACAAGGCCTCCGAGACCGCGCGCCCGGAGGCTCCTTCCCCGTGTCCTTGGTGCCGGAGACCGTCGCTGAGATCTCTGGCGATGTCTGCGGTAGGGCAAACCTCTTTGCAtctctgcgctgcgaggACGCCAACCTTTtcccgccgcggaaggctggcggcggcggaggcgcctgcggctcgtcCGCCGACGTGTGTGCGGCGGCATCGCGACGTCGGTCGGCGCCAGGGTGTATCGCTCGTCGGGCTACGcatgtgcgcatgcgtgaaTAGAGAGATGTGCGTAAGGTAGGgcgggggggtgggggggggggaagagggGAGGGGTGCAGGGGTGGGAGCCGAGAGACCCGCGGGAGCAGGACGGCAAGCGCGAGCGTCTTCTCGATGCATGCGTTCTTCTTTGTTTGGCATGCGCGTGtccgcaggctgctgcctgGACGCCATGGTTGAGACTGAGCCGGTCAGTGAAGGCGACGCCTGTGAGCCCCCGAGTGacgggcgcgcagaggcggcgaagcagtGCCGGGGAACGAAggacgaggcgctcgaggcgcagagtGATGCCGCAGCATCGCttggcgagggcgaagagaatcGACTTGCAGGGGTGCGGGGGGGTCCGGTGCCGGCCTCTACGCAGCTGAAGGAACTTTGGCCTCCAAGTCAGCGCagggggagagaagacgaaggcgacgcgtgcgagtgcggcgcggcgcgcgcgaacaAGAGAAAAAGGAGGGACGACAACGACGAGGCCTGCaggcagaggacgaagggcgcctcctcaggagaagacgccgacgactGCGCAGGTGGCGTGGGTGtgggcgcggacgacgcggctcCAGGCGAGGAACGACCGAGCCCAGGCGTGCTCCTGGGCCGCGTCGACTGCTGCCTCCACAGTTTCCACCTCCACTGCATTGAAGTGAGCCGCGTGTTGACGCGTCTGCTCGCTCGTCGTCTTGCCAAGGGGCTGCATCCACAGCTTAGAAACTTGCatcgcgagacgccgcagcgtccACGCGCCACGCAAGCCCCTAGCTGCGGCTcgactccgcgcgcggcgcccggtCGGCAACTCGAGGAGTTTTCCCCGTTTCCGcatgcgttttttctctctgatTTACAGTTAGGGCTCTGTCCAGCCCCGTCCGTCACGTCTCTCGGTCTCCCCGCCTTTCCGAAGTGCCACTTtttcctcgaggcgcgccgcgccgtcgggTTTTTGCTGTCTTGTTATTTTCTAGACGCGACACGCCTCCGCTTGCTCACGGAGCCGGTTCTACACCCTAAACGCTTCGCGTTGCATTCCGTCACGTCTTCGGCGTGGCCGCCTACTGTccctcgctctgcggctactgtctctcgctctgcagctactgtctctcgctctgcggctactgtctctcgctctgcggctACTGTCTCTCGCTTTTTCGGTGCTGAGTCAACGGTGAAGCAGTTGTGGCGGCGGGGAGACCGGCGACTTCCAGTGCGTTTGCTTGAGTCAGGGGCGTTTCCTTGCTTCTTCGAACGGCTAGGTTTGGGCAGCGATCTATCCGTCTCGGGTCCTTCCGCGTTATTCTCCGCAGGGAtggtcgcggcgcgagacgacgTGTCCTCTGTGCAAGGCTGTCTTCACGGCGATTGCGGCATACGACCTGCGCACAggccgtctcctcgctcagGTGCGTCTCGCCGCAACCCCGCGTGAGAAAACTGGCGACAGGTGCGGCTCATGCGGGAGTCTCGCTTCAGAACTTTTCTCCGAGGACGCACTCAGCGGGCTCGTaacgcggtcgcggcctctTCAAGCGCTCGATAGTCAGGCCGCCAAGtccggctgcggctgtcgctgaGGCGCCAAGGACAAgaccggcgacgcgcctctgcgtagGCAGAAGCAAAAACGGCAGCGCGGATGCGAGCCATGTCTGGGGCTTCAATCGGCCTGGACGCCCCTTCTCGCGTCTGGCGTCCTTCGTTGTTTTTCCCTGTTTCAGCACGCCTTTCTTGGCtgtcgtctgcagcggcttgCCGGATCTCCGTCGCCCTTTTCGCGTTGGCTTCTGTCCACTCTGCACGCGTTTTTGGGGTGTGTGTTTGGTGTCACTTGAGTTTCTTCGGCTCTCTGAAGGCGGTTTCGCAGCCGGCTgctttctgcgcgtctctgctcaGCACGCCTGCGACGTCGTGTTCCAGGCGGACGCCTCTACCTcggaggaagacgatgaagaggaggaggaggaggcgccgaggggcGCGCCTCGGAGGTCTCGACGAATGAGCAGCCGAACTGCGGAGCGTCTGCGTAAGGCGAGAAAAACCTCGGCGGCAAAAAGGCGAGGCGATTGGGGTTGGcagggaagcagagacgacgagaggAGCAGATCTGGAGGAGCGTCGCAGCGCGCCAGGTAGCGACGCAGATAGCGAGGCAAaagacgacagagagagacttGCATTGGGAGCTCTCTGTTTCCTTCCCTTTGTTCCATGTTGCCACGTCTCCaggtcgctctctgcgtgagCACCACAGAACACACATATCTCTCACGCAACAGGTGAGCTCGTGGAAAACGGAGGCACCACGGAAGgtgctttttttctcctctgccaTGCTTGCTGTTTTTTCAACACCTGCTCCTGCGGAACTTCGTGCCTAGGAGCTTGTCTACGATCTCCGCTGAATTTGCGCCCTTTCCCGCG contains:
- a CDS encoding putative histone lysine methyltransferase, SET (encoded by transcript BESB_001480), which translates into the protein MEDLSEYALMTEAYDFAVGYDACKGKLLQAKRVLEPKETVLVEVPLAAWPIGASVPLAQSSFCENCLKLKPFHASSPAPLSAFALAPSSPALPLPVSSPEADAQGAGADSPHTPSPAPDFFGSPPYSLLGRDTPAPETRPTGAAAGGLEASLPPPPSSPASRLASAAALSAEASPPLFASAASSASGASSSASPSPSAVEEAEEACELTLQGVQCWFCSPRCLAIALGGDTLISVHKALPAASQTHEARAVSAAVEASLDGGGFAGREETRGRRKRRGDEGADSRGAEPAYAAPGAEKLVGGWMSVLQPPALRQLRERDQCAASPSSANPLPLEALARVIARIAAQTRALLVSHPGLSLEEAFCASSRAFQRLAVPSPSGGQGGFDVSSFAETLDVEQRFLTAILHKPLHDTVGEEAATLLLNRDTLLHLKCALAVNSQAVNIWGASTSGALMVLRGGGVYTLHACLNHSCEPNCAVASWGQEGEGSTLTVSTRRRVDAGEELTVSYVDETLPAARRRQLLHATYGFLCSCSRCIRESADAPPASPGSTGPQTGEPATQGEDPLESEM
- a CDS encoding hypothetical protein (encoded by transcript BESB_001490), yielding MPRAQPSQPRGGRRGRGTASRTNASEVKEASRSEPPEPPPPRNRRSSPPCLEPHSASASPRSANARRCRSRDGASSGGAAGRSARGASRSSRGENETRAGGSDSARGDAPVPQGLRDRAPGGSFPVSLVPETVAEISGDVCGCCLDAMVETEPRKRRDDNDEACRQRTKGASSGEDADDCAGGVGVGADDAAPGEERPSPGVLLGRVDCCLHSFHLHCIEGWSRRETTCPLCKAVFTAIAAYDLRTGRLLAQHACDVVFQADASTSEEDDEEEEEEAPRGAPRRSRRMSSRTAERLPAPSAGFSGADAGDLCPPYARFCDFEHAARRRQRDVDGQAAPKRGPPPSDPRQRPPGVQRSLDVWIVFFLFRCASRRFQRSRKGERAGRAGKAALQVLFECRSAAADCYSADGAAPGAPQVLQFHHHPAAATRSGVQFSRCRMDAGGRHDVGERGSREDISTVSGRDSCLSRPDSGWQASSLDQQAGPTAADSSPSGIWIPSSMRAGLNNRVAAVCKNLEAQN